From one Bdellovibrionales bacterium CG10_big_fil_rev_8_21_14_0_10_45_34 genomic stretch:
- a CDS encoding ribonuclease HII produces MTRTSRVYEEFDWKSLVKKPVIGVDEAGRGCLAGRVYAGAVIIDKEIDPVFEPWIRDSKTLSGTRREEVYEYIKSTFLVGVGFAESSEIDEINILQASFLAMKRALTQLGVKNGTLLVDGHLKVAGLTNEFYQIPLVKGDQRAKPIAAASIVAKVERDRAMYALGIQYPQYRFEKHKGYSTAEHKDLISQFGPCPIHRVSFSGVREFVGGENSSTQQCPSEGAIL; encoded by the coding sequence TTGACACGGACATCTCGCGTCTATGAAGAATTCGATTGGAAGTCACTCGTGAAAAAACCAGTTATCGGCGTAGATGAGGCGGGTCGTGGCTGTCTTGCAGGGCGTGTTTACGCTGGCGCTGTGATTATTGATAAAGAAATCGATCCTGTATTTGAACCATGGATTCGAGATTCAAAGACTTTATCCGGGACTCGCCGAGAGGAAGTTTATGAATACATTAAGTCAACGTTTCTAGTTGGCGTCGGATTTGCTGAGAGCTCAGAGATTGATGAAATCAACATCTTGCAAGCCAGTTTTCTTGCAATGAAGAGAGCGCTCACTCAGCTTGGTGTCAAAAACGGCACGCTCTTGGTTGATGGTCATTTAAAAGTGGCAGGGTTGACCAATGAGTTTTATCAAATTCCCCTCGTTAAAGGCGATCAAAGAGCAAAACCAATTGCAGCAGCCTCAATCGTCGCGAAGGTCGAAAGGGACAGAGCAATGTACGCTCTTGGTATCCAATATCCCCAGTATCGATTCGAAAAACACAAAGGTTATTCAACTGCCGAACACAAGGATCTTATATCCCAATTCGGACCATGCCCGATTCATCGAGTCAGTTTTTCGGGGGTCCGAGAGTTTGTCGGCGGAGAAAATTCGTCTACTCAGCAGTGCCCATCAGAGGGGGCTATTCTGTGA
- the rsmI gene encoding 16S rRNA (cytidine(1402)-2'-O)-methyltransferase has translation MSSKLDLGRAQGLQIVATPIGNFGDISLRAVEALKTADVIYCEDTRVSLRLLTHFGITDKKLKSANEHTEGGLVQDVLNHLKNNATVVLISDAGTPNINDPGYHLVKACLTNNINVTPIPGPSSLTAALSASPIGGGHFVYLGYLPRKQGELSALLRSLPEALEKAVFLESPKRLLSSLKLIKEVFGNKSEVCLYHELTKIHESIHFGKIDAILDEFNNKEILGEWIGILSLRGRSQTSLNIDSAWQGALQNAIDLKIAPSNIVEIFKPLWPRSKKELYNLILEKKEVSIEK, from the coding sequence ATGTCATCTAAACTAGACCTAGGCCGTGCTCAAGGGCTGCAAATCGTCGCGACTCCCATCGGAAATTTCGGTGATATCTCTTTACGAGCCGTTGAAGCCCTCAAAACGGCCGACGTCATTTACTGTGAAGACACACGCGTTAGCTTAAGGTTGCTAACTCATTTTGGGATTACTGATAAAAAGTTGAAATCAGCCAATGAACACACCGAGGGCGGACTCGTCCAAGATGTATTAAACCATTTAAAAAACAACGCGACAGTTGTGCTCATTTCTGACGCTGGAACGCCCAATATAAATGACCCGGGCTATCATTTAGTGAAAGCATGCTTAACGAATAATATTAACGTCACTCCCATACCGGGGCCGTCTTCCCTCACCGCCGCATTGTCGGCATCACCTATTGGCGGCGGGCACTTTGTATACCTGGGCTATCTGCCGCGTAAGCAAGGCGAACTCTCGGCTCTCTTACGATCACTGCCTGAAGCTCTCGAAAAAGCGGTGTTCCTGGAATCGCCCAAAAGACTTCTTTCTAGTTTAAAACTTATTAAGGAAGTTTTTGGGAATAAGTCGGAAGTGTGCCTCTATCACGAGCTCACGAAAATCCATGAAAGCATTCACTTCGGCAAGATCGATGCGATTTTAGATGAGTTTAACAACAAGGAGATTCTCGGAGAATGGATAGGCATCCTGTCGCTCAGAGGGCGTAGCCAAACTTCACTAAACATCGATTCCGCCTGGCAAGGAGCACTGCAAAATGCAATAGATCTAAAGATCGCACCGTCCAACATTGTGGAGATTTTTAAACCTCTGTGGCCAAGATCAAAAAAAGAGCTCTATAATCTAATTCTCGAAAAGAAGGAAGTTTCGATTGAAAAGTAA